The following DNA comes from Candidatus Woesearchaeota archaeon.
AACACAATCTTTATAATTTCATATTCTCAGAAAATATTCCATGGCAAAAATACAAGCAATCAAAGGACGAGAAGTGTTGGATTCCCGTGGAAATCCAACTGTTGAAGCGCAAGTCAAAGTCGCAGGACACTGGTTTCGAGCAATTGTTCCATCAGGGGCAAGCACTGGCAAACACGAAGCTGTCGAACTTCGTGATGGAAATAAAAAAAGATATCATGGCAAAGGCGTTCTCACCGCTGTTCAAAATGTGAACATGGAAATTTCTGGACGATTAGATGGCATGAAAATAGGCGATGCCGCTGATCAGCGAATTATTGATGATGCGCTCATTCATCTTGATGAAACGTATAACAAACATATTCTTGGCGCAAACGCGATGCTCGCAGTCTCTCTTGCCTGCGCACGAGCTGGCGCCGCACAACACAAACAACATCTTTTTTCCTTTATCGCGGACGTTTCTAAAAAATCTCCTTACCTTATGCCTGTTCCGCAGATGAACATCATCAATGGTGGCGTTCACGCAGGACAGAAAAATGATATTCAAGAACACATGATCATGCCTGTTGGCGCAAGCTCTTTCAAAGAAGGATTGCGCATGGGCGCGGAATGTTATCACTCACTCAAAGAATTGCTTCACAAAAAGTTTAAAGCGCAAGGAACACTTATTGGCGATGAAGGAGGATTTGTGCCGCCATTAAAGACTGTTGGCGAGCGACTTGCGTTGGTGGAACAAGCTGTGGAGAATGCAGGCTATCGCATGAAAAAAGATATTGTTTTCGCGCTCGACGCTGCCGCATCAGAATTTTTTGATGGCAAAGAGTACAGCCTTGGGACAAAGAAATATTCTGGCGCCGCGCTCATGGATTATTATAAAGGACTTTCCAGCGCGTATCCTATCGCTTCCATTGAAGATGGCTTCGCAGAAGATGATTGGGGAAGCTGGGTAAACTTTACTAAAGAGATGGGCAAAAAATTGCAAATTGTTGGCGATGATCTTCTTGTTACTAATCCTAAACGAATTGAAGCAGGAATTTCCAAACGCGCATGCAACGCGCTTTTACTCAAAGTGAATCAAATTGGCACAGTTACAGAAGCGCTTGACGCCGCAAAGCGCGCGCAATCCGCTGACTGGCGTGTTGTCGTAAGTC
Coding sequences within:
- the eno gene encoding phosphopyruvate hydratase translates to MAKIQAIKGREVLDSRGNPTVEAQVKVAGHWFRAIVPSGASTGKHEAVELRDGNKKRYHGKGVLTAVQNVNMEISGRLDGMKIGDAADQRIIDDALIHLDETYNKHILGANAMLAVSLACARAGAAQHKQHLFSFIADVSKKSPYLMPVPQMNIINGGVHAGQKNDIQEHMIMPVGASSFKEGLRMGAECYHSLKELLHKKFKAQGTLIGDEGGFVPPLKTVGERLALVEQAVENAGYRMKKDIVFALDAAASEFFDGKEYSLGTKKYSGAALMDYYKGLSSAYPIASIEDGFAEDDWGSWVNFTKEMGKKLQIVGDDLLVTNPKRIEAGISKRACNALLLKVNQIGTVTEALDAAKRAQSADWRVVVSHRSGETEDPFIADLVVGINAGQAKFGAPSRSDRVAKYNQLLRIEEALGKKAKYGVK